Genomic window (Nicotiana sylvestris chromosome 7, ASM39365v2, whole genome shotgun sequence):
agattcttatgaatattattaaccatataatcaataacccggataattcaataaatcaatcttaagctaaaatagtagcatgatctctagcaagtccatgacccgggaatatatttatccaaattgttataaacatattgtgtaattggtgtagtaattttgtattgaattattgtttaattactaagtaaattgtaaattggttctttatatactttgtgataatttagcttgaattgataattgtttgagtctacaacagtcgagaagttgatcataattcctcgtgggaacgatactttacttactactatattacttgtcgatcgcgtgcacttgcgtgagtgttttggtcgcaacactCGTCATAGGCAAGCCACACAATTACTCTTTGCCTTGGCATCATAACTGATTTCCAGCTTAGATCAGCTTCATTCACTCTATTTTGATACCCCAGCATAGTTACATAGCTTTTTGTCATAGAGTAATCACCTTTTGGGATTAATGTGTATTTCTCTatatgataccaacttatcatttGGCCTTTCAATGAGTTTAATTTCCTCCAATACGAACTGTTGTCTTCTGGTGGTGTATGCTCCCATGTTGGAAGATATATAAGCTCACAGGCTTCCACACGAGTGGAACTCCACAACTTCAGCTAGACAAACATGATTGCCTCCTATTCTGTCATCCATATTTAAGACAGAGTTGAAATCTCCCATAATCAACCATGGGATTTTACACCCTGAATTTACATTCTCCAGATACTTCCACAGCTCTCTTCTTTCCTCTTTAGTGTTATGAGCATATACATCAGTTAAAAGGTGTTTTTTGTAAAGCAATATTAATTACCTGGACATATTTGTGTGAACTAATGAAAAAGGGGGGTAATGTGGGTGAATGGTATTCCCTGATAGTTAATGGACAGAGGTTTGGTTTTTTCAAGTCGCAGAATGGATTAAGACAAGGCGATCCTATCTCACCATCACTCTTGGTATTGAGTGCAGAACTCCTTTCTGTAATGTTAAATAACCTACATAATAGAAAGAGATACACAGGTTTTCATATGTCAATACATGGACCACAAGTAAACCATTTGGCCTTTGCAGATGATATAATATTATTTACAAGTGGTCGCAGAAAAACGCTAAGGTTAGTCATGGATACACTGAACAAATATGAGAAAATCTCGGGGCAAAATATTAATAAGGGCAAAAGCTGCTACATGTTGAAGGTTGGAGCTTCCTTAAGTGCAATTACTAGAGCAAATTTAATAACTGGGATGCATTTTAAGGAGTTCCCTATTGAGTATTTGGGTTGCCCTTTGTTTGTAGGAAGACTGAAAATCTCCTATTACTCTGACTTGATCAACAAGGTTACAAGCAGAGCTAAAGGGTGGCAAACCAAATTACTTTCTACAGGAGGAAAGGTCTAATTAGACATGTATTGCAGGTAGTACCTATACACATCCTGGCCACAATAAATCCACCAAAAGGAGTCCTTACACAAATAGAGAAAATTCTTGCAAACTTTTTTTGGAGAGGCTCTGATGGAAATGATAGGCACCATTGGATCTCGTGGAAATTTCTGTGTTATCCTTATCAGGAGGGAGGGGCAAATTTCAGAAATTTACAAGATATTAATGATGCTTTCACGGCCAAAATGTGGTGGAACTTAAGAAGTGGCGACTCACTCTGGAGGGAATTCATGTTAGCAAAGTATTGCAAAAGAGCTCATGTAGTGATCTCACAAGAAAGACCGGGACAATCAAATAGCTGGAAGGCATTGTGTGGCATTAAAAAGAAGGTGGAGCAAAGCATCGTGCGGCTGCCCATGGAAGGAAAAATATCCTTTTGGTATGACAATTGGACAAAAGAGGGGCCTTTATACAAATTGATGCCAGAGGGGTTAAAACCAAAGAATGTGCTATTGAAGGATATCTCGGAGGTAGGAAATTGGTTGTATGATAGAGTTGAAGAAGAAATCCCAAGTGCAGTAAAAAATGTAGTTGAACAACACCTTGTGCTAACGCCAGGGGTACCGGACAAAGCAATTTGGACAGCAAATTTGACTGGTAATTTTTCGGTATTTTCGGCATGGGAACTCCTCAGACAAAGGAAAGATCAAATGAGCATAAACACTAGAATATGGAATAAACATGTGCCTTTCAAGATGACTTTCCTGACATGGAGGGCATTAAGGAATAGAGTTCCAACTGATAAAAAattgcaaattttggtttttaacATTCAAGCTAGGTGTTATTGTTGCCAACCTCCATCCACTAACTTAGAAACTACTGAACACCTCTTTTGTTCAGGAAGTTTTGCTCAGACGTTATGGAGAAGATTTGCAGGGCTGTTTGGTATTGCAGTTGAAGGCTTGCAACTTAGCCAAATAATGACCACTTGGTGGAATCACAGATCTTTAAATGTAATAGCATCATTCATGGTGAAGATCCTACCTACTTTGATAATTTGGGAATTATGGAGGTCAAGGTGTGCATAGAGATATGGCAATGAAATCCCCTCAACCAGCATATCAGAGAGCAAAATAACTTACACCCTCACTGAATTGACCAATCAGAGATTTGGGAAGATAAAACTAAAATCATCATGGGACCAACTACAGACAATAACAGACCAACCAATAGACTATATGGCGTACAAGTTAGTCAAATGGAAAAAACCTCCAGCATTAGGTTCTAAGCTCAACACGGATGGATGTTATGTCGAAGGCAATTGCGGTATTAGAGGTGTCATCAGCGATAGCGAGGGTAAGTTCACACTGGCCTACTCTCTGTATATAGGACCTGGCACTAGCAACTATGCTGAAAGCATGGCAATGCTCTTTGGACTACAACAGTGCGTGCAAAGGGGGTTATACAATATAATAGCTGAAGCTGATTTAAAACTGGTGACCTCTTGCGTGACCGAAAATACAACGATACCATGGAGAATTATAGAACTTATTGGAGAAATAAAAAAGATTGTGACTGATCGAGATGTGACAGTGAAACACTGCTTTAGGTAGGCCAATAAGGTCGCAGACAAATTGGCAACACTGAGCCACATACACCGAAAAAACTTATTTTCAGTAGATATGAAGAACTCCCAAAGCAGGTGAAGGGACTCATGCAATTGGATAGATGAGAACTGGCTTTAGAATTAGAAAATTGAAGGC
Coding sequences:
- the LOC138873337 gene encoding uncharacterized protein, translating into MAYKLVKWKKPPALGSKLNTDGCYVEGNCGIRGVISDSEGKFTLAYSLYIGPGTSNYAESMAMLFGLQQCVQRGLYNIIAEADLKLVTSCVTENTTIPWRIIELIGEIKKIVTDRDVTVKHCFR